Within the Ignavibacteria bacterium genome, the region TTTATCGTATCCTGTGGCCCGCTTAAGGCTGCAATGCCGGCATACTGTGAGACTGAAGAAGCCCCCGATGTGCTGTGGCTTTGTATTTTGGATGCACCTGTTATAATTTCCCTCCGGCAGGCGGCATAACCTATTCTCCAGCCTGTCATGGCGTACGACTTTGAAAGGCCGTTTACAACGGCTGTAAGCGATTTCAGTTCAGGACTTACCGAAGCCATGCTGGCAAAGGGGATATCGTCATAAATCAGCTTTTCATATACCTCATCCGAAATGACAAATATGTTCTTCTCTTTTATTACTTCACCCAGGGCTTCAAGTTCCTTTTCTGTATAAACAAGACCAGTGGGGTTGGATGGCGAGCATAGTATGAGCGCTTTTGTCTTTTCATTTATGGCGTCTAACAGGGCATCAGGCATAAGCTTAAAGCCGTCTTCAGCTTTTGTCTGGACTGTAACCGGCTTTCCGCCCGCAATTTTAACCATTTCAGGGTATGAAACATAATATGGAGCCGGTATCAATACCTCGTCCCCCTCTTCAACCAGCGTCATAACCACATTAAAGAGAGCCTGCTTTGCACCGTTGGAGACCAGTATCTCTTTTGGGTCATACTCCAGGTTATTTTCACGTTTCAGCTTTTCAGCAATTGCAATCCGGAGCTCAAGCATTCCCTCATTAACAGTGTACTTTGTAAAGTTATTGTCGATGCCTATTCTTGCAGCTTCTTTTATATGCTCCGGTGTCGGAAAATCGGGCTCACCTACGCTGAAGTCCACCAGGTCGGCACCTTCGGCTTTTAGTTGTATGGCCTTAGCCGCCACTTTCATTGTTGGTGAGGCCGCAATTTTTTTTATACGTTCTGAGATCAATTTAATTCCGTCCTTTATTTCTGTCTGTGAAGAGATAAAAATATTTAAATTACTCTAATTGTTCAATTCTTTAATTACTCATTGAAGAAAAAAAATCCCCCTTTTCCGCATTTAAGGAAAAGAGGGATCAGACAGGTAAAAGATCTTTCTAACTTTTTAAGCTTGCTGAAGGTGTGAGAGTCTCACGGGACCGGCACTAATTACCTCGTGAGTGCAGCCGTTTTGAAAGAGCTTGAAGTTTTCAATAAACCTGGCTGCAAGCGCGTCGTACTTTTTCCAGTATTCATTCTTGTCGCCCCATGAGTTTGAGGGTTCAAGCACGTCTTCGGGAACATCCGGGCATGTAAGAGGCACCTCGAATCCGAAAAGCTTATCCCTGCGGTATTCAACGTCGCAGAGCTTTCCTTCCAGGGCTGCATTAAGCAGGTTACGCGTATGGCGTATGCTTATGCGTTTCCCAACGCCGAAGCGTCCTCCCACCCAGCCGGTATTAACCAGCCAGCAGTTGACGTTGTGCTTTAACATCCTTTGCTTTAACATTTCGGCATATTCAAACGGATGCCGCACCATGAAAGGTGCCCCGAAGCATGCGCTGAACGTAATCTGCGGCTCAATTCCTAAGCCTATCTCGGTGCCTGCAATTTTTGAGGTGTAGCCGCTTATAAAGTGGTACTGTGCCTGTTCAGGGTTCAGCCTTGCAATTGGCGGCATAACACCCGAGGCATCGCAGGTAAGGAATATGATGTTCTTTGGATGCGAGCGGACCATCTTTTCAGGCACAACGTTCGGAATAAATTCCAGCGGGTAGGAAGCACGTGTGTTTTCCGTAATATGGTCGTCGTTAAGATCTATCATGCGCGAGACGGGATCGTAGACAACGTTTTCCAGTATTGTGCCGAAGCGTTTTGTGCATGCATGAATCTCCGGCTCATGGTCAGGCGACAGCCTTATTACCTTGGCGTAGCACCCGCTTTCAAAGTTAAAGACACCCTCCCGGCTCCAGCCGTGCTCGTCGTCTCCAATAAGCCTTCTTTTCGGGTCGGCTGAAAGAGTGGTTTTACCCGTGCCGGAAAGACCGAAAAATATTGCAACGTCCCCCTCTTTACCCACGTTTGCCGAACAGTGCATCGGAAGCACGTCACGGAATGTAAGAAGGAAATTCAGGACTGTAAAAACAGACTTCTTTATCTCCCCGCCATAAAGCGAGTTTGCAATAATGCATATCCTTTCCGAAAAATTAAGTATTATTGCCGTTTCCGAACGCGTGCCGTCAATAATAGGATCCACCTTAAAGCCCGGCACGGCAATTACCGTAAACTCAGGCACAAAGTTCTTTAAGACGTTCTGGTCCGGCGTAGTTATGAACATATTGCGAGCAAAAAGGCTGTGCCAGGCTTTTTCAGTAACAATTCTTACCGGAAGCCGGTACTCAGGGTCGGCTCCTGCGTAGCAGTCCTGCACAAAAAGCTCTTCACCCTGTGCCCATGCCTGAAAACGGTTAAAAAGAGAGTTGAACTTTTCAAGGCTGAAGGGGCGGTTATAAATTCCCCACCAGATCTTTTCTTCTGTTGATTCTTCCTTTACTATAAACTTATCTGCCGCGGCACGCGCAGTATGTTTACCCGTATTTACAAGAAGAGGCCCTCCTTTTGAAAGGTGCCCTTCATTTCTGAATATAATTTCTTCATATAAAGCCGGTTCAGGAAGATTCCAGTAAACCCTGTCAAGATAGTTAATACCCTGGTTTTTCAGCCTGAAATCCGAGGCCAGTTCCATTGCTTCTTTGCTTGCCGGGGTGTTAAATTCTAAATATTTACTCATGACCAGTCCCTCACTAATTTACGGTCGCCAATATATAATTCATTTGGTGAATTGGGATCCAGAGCCCACTTCATGCGTTCAATGCCTTCTGTTATATCCTTTATCGTACCGCAGTATGAAAGCCTGAGGTAGCCCTCAAGACCGAATTCAGCACCGGGAACGGTTAAGACCTGTACCTTATCGATCAGAAATTCCGAGAGCTTGTTTGAGCTTTTCATATAATGGCTGAAATCTGCAAAGCAGTAGAATGTGCCGTCGGGCTTTGTTACTCTAACACCCTCAAAAGAGTTCAGCTGATCGATCATTACGTTGCGGTTGTTTTCAAGCGTGCATCTTAGGCTTTCGACGCTGGACTGTACGCCGTTAAGCGCGCCTACGGCTGCCTGCTGTAGGACAACGGAAGGGCCTGAAGTCTGGTGCCCCTGTATATTTGTCATTGCCTCAATTAGCTTCTTGCTTCCAACAGCCCAGCCGATCCTGAAGCCTGTCATGGCGTACTGCTTTGAAATTCCGTTTATAACAATGAGCTTTGAATTTTCAGTCAGGTCCTTTGCGTAATCGTAGCAGCTGAGGGGCTTTCTGTTGTCGAAAATGAGGCGGTGGTAGATGTCATCCATAATAAGGTAAAGGTCGCGTCTTTCGCAGAAGTCCACTATGTCCGCTATAAATTCTTCTGTATACATGACGCCCGTAGGATTATTCGGGCTGTTGATAATAACGGCTTTTGTGTAGGAACCAACTCTCTGTTCAATATCCTGTATTGTGGGGTAAAATGTCCCGTCCTCGGGCAGTGCCGGAACGCCTATAGCTCCGCAGAGCTTGGCCATTTCAGGGTAACTCACCCAGTAAGGGGCAGGATAAATTACTTCTTCCTGGGGGTTTAGAATTGCCTGCAGTGCCACCATTATAGCCTGTTTGGCGCCGCCTGAGGCCATAACGTTAAGAGGTGAAACTTTTCTGTGGTAAAATTCTTCGGTATAGCGAATAACTGCTTTCTTTAAGGCAGGAATACCATCGGCCGGGGTATACCTGACTTCACCTGAATTAAGGTTAGCTACGGCTGAAAGCAAGGCATCCATGGGAGCTTTGCTCTTGGGCTCGCCTCCGCCCAGGTGGATTACCGGATCACCCTTCTCTCTTAATATGGCAGCTTTCTCATTAAGCTTAAGAGTAGGTGAAGCCGAAATAGTTCTGGCAATTTGACTTAGACTCATTGAACACCCTTTGTTTATTTATAAAGAAAACTCACGAGTGCAATTTATTACTGCCTTCACTTTCCAAGCGGCTTTTTTGCTTTTAGATTTTTCCGGGATTTTTTTGAACCCTGGTGTGAGAGCAATACTACTAAAGAACAAATTAATTTAAGAACAAATTTTTGAGAACAGTAGTCCATGTAGAAAAGCCATGATATAATGTCAGCCGAATTTTTCCCTTAAAGCCCTGGCTACATTTGCCGGAACAAAATCGCTGACGTCACTCTTCAGGCTTGCAAGATTGCGTATGATCGAAGAATTCAGATAGGTGTATTTTTCGTGAGGCATGAGAAATATGGTTGATATGTTGCCATCTAGTTTGCGGTTCATTAGAGCCATCTGAAATTCATACTCAAAATCGCTCACGGCGCGGAGGCCTCTTATAATACCAATTGCGCCTACATTTTTTGCATGTTCAACCGTCAGGCCGTCAAAGGAATCAATATCCACATTGGGAAATTCCTTCAGGCTTTCCCTCAGCATTTCAATCCTTTCCTCTACTGTAAAAAGAGGGGTCAGTTTATTCGGATTCCGCGCAATTGTAACTATTACGCTGTCAAAGAGCTCGCAGGCTCTTTTAATTATATCTACATGCCCGAATGTAACGGGATCAAATGTGCCGGGGTAAATTACTTTTTTCATTATCTCACACAGGAATTATTTTCATCTGCCCTACAATTATAAGAACTTAATTCATGCAAGGCAAGCGCTATAAAAAGAAAGGTTCGAAGTTCAAAGTTCGCGGTTGAAAAGCCACGGCCTTTCAGGCCGTGGACCGGGAGATCCACTCTCTCCCCTTGGGGCTTCAGCCCCCGATTCTCTCATGGATTTTTATTCTTCGGCGGGGTTCTGGAAACTGTATAAAAGCGTATCCCCAATTCGCTTAAAGGGTTCAATGCCGAAATTCTTTATGTCGTTATCCTTTGTCTGTATGGAACGCTCAATTATAATCAGGCCCTCTTCAGCCAAAAAACCGTTCTTTAAGAGGTTCTTTACTACAAGATGTATGTCATCCTTAAAAAAGGGGGGATCGGCAAGAATTAAATCGTACTTAGCATGCTCCGACATCGTGGAAAACCTTACGGCTTCCATCTTGAAAATCTTGTAAGGGAAATCCCCCTTCATAGATTTTATGTTATCCTCCAGGATCTTATAGATCGGGAAATTCTTTTCTATGAAGTGCACTTCACTTGCTCCGCGGCTTACAGACTCAAGCCCCAAAGCGCCTGAACCGGCATAAATATCAAGCACCCGTATCCCCTCAAAATCAACGCGGTTATTAAGAAGATTAAAAAGCGTCTCCCTTACCCTGTCGGTAGTAGGACGCGTAAACTTTGAATCTGGAGCCTTAAGCGTTCTGCCCCTGAATTGTCCTGAAATTATCCTCATATACTTAAACCAGCCTGAATGCTATTCCGGCAGCAGGAGAAAAAGAGTTGGCTCTTTCTGTAAATGCGCGGCTTTCGAAAACTTCGGGGTTAACTTTTATCTCCTCAAAAGGGTTAAAACGGTTAAATTCTATGTTCAGGGCTTTCACTGCCCTTTCAAGAAGTGAGTCGGCTATATTGTCCCCGGAAATATATGCCCTCGAAATCGAGGCCGGGTTGATCTTCATGGCCCTGCCTGCTTCCAACTCCTCAGAAAGCCTGGGCAGTATTTCTCCGGCATTTAAGACGGGTACAATGTTAAAATAGATCGGCTTGCCCTTAAAAAGAAAAGTCACGCTGAGCGATTCCCCTGCAATATATACGCTTAAGACAACTTCCCTGTCGGTAAAAGAAGTGTTAAGGGAAATAATCCTGTCTGAGGCAATATGTGCATTGTCCACAAATTTAAGCTTCAGGCCGTTCTTAAGGCAGAAATTATTTAACAGCTTGAGGTACTTCCTGTATGTGGCAACAACAATGGCTGAAGAGGAAATTTTTTTATTGTCGTCAACCTTAATGCTCTGAACCACCATCTCCTCCCTCGAAGATTTAGGAAAAAGCGTTGCCAGCTCCCACTTGAATTCTTCAAGCATATCTGCCTGAACAAGCGTGTTTTCATAAGGGAGCCTTACGACGTGAAAAAGGCTGTTGGGAAGCGTAAAAGATACCATTTTGTTCTTTAAGGGGTGGCGCATTACTAGCTCATCAAAGGCGCCCTGTAGCGTTGCAATTATCCGGGGCTCCCTGGCATTTAAGTCAAGGAACTCACTGAAGTATTCCTCATCGGCATTTTCAACAATAAACTCCTCATCAGAGTAATTTACTTCAACCAACTGCATTTTTGCGTTGGTGAGGTTTATTCCTGCATGGTTCTGAAATCCCGGCATTTTTACTCCCCGTCTTTTGCCCCAAAGTCAGAAGACGAAAATTTTATTATGAAGCTCTATTTTACAAAAATATATTTTCTGATCTTACTCATTTTGGCAGGCCCTATCCCTTTTACTTCCAGGAGCTCTTCCGGGGATTTGAACCTTCCTTTCAGGTTTCTAAGTTCTATGATTTTACCGGCTGTTTTCTCTCCAATGCCGGGCAGCTTCATTAAATCGCTCACACTGGCATTGTTTACGTCTATGCTGTTTTCTTCAGCCAGGACCTTCTTTCTGAAAGAAACCTTCTCCGGCTCCAAAACCGTGTTTTTAAGAATGCGGCCGGTTTCTTTAGCTTTAACTGGAGGCTTTATCTCCCCTTCTTCCACAGTCGAGTCACCCGCCGCCAGAAAAACACTGTCGCTGGCAGAATAATCAAAATCCCTGTAGGGGGCGGGACTTTCATTAAATGAATACTTCAAAAAAAGTCCTGCCAGAAATATTCCCGTCAGGGATGTTATTACAATAAATTCAGTCCGCGTAAAACCCAGCCGGTTAGCGGTTTTCCTGAATTGCATTTTAGTTTTTATTTATCTGATACTTTTATGTTAGGCATTTCAGCCAGTTCTTTCAAAAGCTCCTTTTCCTTCGAATTCACCTTGCCCGGAACGTGTATATTGATCCTTACAAGCTCGTCGCCTGCGCCGTGGCGGTTCAGGTGCTGAACTCCCTTTTCGCGCATCTTGAGAAACTTTCCGGGCTGCGTACCGGCATCGATCTTAAGTTTTGCCTTCCCGTTTAATGTCGGCACCTCGGCTTCAGTTCCAAGAACGACCTGCGGATAGCTTAAGTAAAGCTCGTAAATAATGTCGTCGCCTTCGCGTATAAAATAGTCGTGAGGCATTTCCTCAAATACAACAATTATGTTACCCGTCTGCCCGTTTCTTTTTCCGGCATT harbors:
- the coaD gene encoding pantetheine-phosphate adenylyltransferase, whose translation is MKKVIYPGTFDPVTFGHVDIIKRACELFDSVIVTIARNPNKLTPLFTVEERIEMLRESLKEFPNVDIDSFDGLTVEHAKNVGAIGIIRGLRAVSDFEYEFQMALMNRKLDGNISTIFLMPHEKYTYLNSSIIRNLASLKSDVSDFVPANVARALREKFG
- a CDS encoding pyridoxal phosphate-dependent aminotransferase, which produces MKVAAKAIQLKAEGADLVDFSVGEPDFPTPEHIKEAARIGIDNNFTKYTVNEGMLELRIAIAEKLKRENNLEYDPKEILVSNGAKQALFNVVMTLVEEGDEVLIPAPYYVSYPEMVKIAGGKPVTVQTKAEDGFKLMPDALLDAINEKTKALILCSPSNPTGLVYTEKELEALGEVIKEKNIFVISDEVYEKLIYDDIPFASMASVSPELKSLTAVVNGLSKSYAMTGWRIGYAACRREIITGASKIQSHSTSGASSVSQYAGIAALSGPQDTIKVMNKEFKRRRDYIYEKLISVPGVRSTRPSGAFYIFPDLSSFYGKSFNGHTVNSSSDMALYILEKAKVAVVPGIAFGSDDHIRISYSTSMENIVEGVDRIISALGKLK
- the rsmD gene encoding 16S rRNA (guanine(966)-N(2))-methyltransferase RsmD, encoding MRIISGQFRGRTLKAPDSKFTRPTTDRVRETLFNLLNNRVDFEGIRVLDIYAGSGALGLESVSRGASEVHFIEKNFPIYKILEDNIKSMKGDFPYKIFKMEAVRFSTMSEHAKYDLILADPPFFKDDIHLVVKNLLKNGFLAEEGLIIIERSIQTKDNDIKNFGIEPFKRIGDTLLYSFQNPAEE
- a CDS encoding pyridoxal phosphate-dependent aminotransferase — translated: MSLSQIARTISASPTLKLNEKAAILREKGDPVIHLGGGEPKSKAPMDALLSAVANLNSGEVRYTPADGIPALKKAVIRYTEEFYHRKVSPLNVMASGGAKQAIMVALQAILNPQEEVIYPAPYWVSYPEMAKLCGAIGVPALPEDGTFYPTIQDIEQRVGSYTKAVIINSPNNPTGVMYTEEFIADIVDFCERRDLYLIMDDIYHRLIFDNRKPLSCYDYAKDLTENSKLIVINGISKQYAMTGFRIGWAVGSKKLIEAMTNIQGHQTSGPSVVLQQAAVGALNGVQSSVESLRCTLENNRNVMIDQLNSFEGVRVTKPDGTFYCFADFSHYMKSSNKLSEFLIDKVQVLTVPGAEFGLEGYLRLSYCGTIKDITEGIERMKWALDPNSPNELYIGDRKLVRDWS
- a CDS encoding helix-hairpin-helix domain-containing protein gives rise to the protein MKYSFNESPAPYRDFDYSASDSVFLAAGDSTVEEGEIKPPVKAKETGRILKNTVLEPEKVSFRKKVLAEENSIDVNNASVSDLMKLPGIGEKTAGKIIELRNLKGRFKSPEELLEVKGIGPAKMSKIRKYIFVK
- the pckA gene encoding phosphoenolpyruvate carboxykinase (ATP); amino-acid sequence: MSKYLEFNTPASKEAMELASDFRLKNQGINYLDRVYWNLPEPALYEEIIFRNEGHLSKGGPLLVNTGKHTARAAADKFIVKEESTEEKIWWGIYNRPFSLEKFNSLFNRFQAWAQGEELFVQDCYAGADPEYRLPVRIVTEKAWHSLFARNMFITTPDQNVLKNFVPEFTVIAVPGFKVDPIIDGTRSETAIILNFSERICIIANSLYGGEIKKSVFTVLNFLLTFRDVLPMHCSANVGKEGDVAIFFGLSGTGKTTLSADPKRRLIGDDEHGWSREGVFNFESGCYAKVIRLSPDHEPEIHACTKRFGTILENVVYDPVSRMIDLNDDHITENTRASYPLEFIPNVVPEKMVRSHPKNIIFLTCDASGVMPPIARLNPEQAQYHFISGYTSKIAGTEIGLGIEPQITFSACFGAPFMVRHPFEYAEMLKQRMLKHNVNCWLVNTGWVGGRFGVGKRISIRHTRNLLNAALEGKLCDVEYRRDKLFGFEVPLTCPDVPEDVLEPSNSWGDKNEYWKKYDALAARFIENFKLFQNGCTHEVISAGPVRLSHLQQA